Within Myxosarcina sp. GI1, the genomic segment GTCCGGCGAATCGCGAAGCGCGATTGTCTGATGGAGTATTACGATACAAAATCTCTGATAGTTCTTGAACGCACTCTTGAACACGAGCTTTTTCTGATGGAGTCATTAATCTTTTTATCTACTCAAGTCTTCTTATAGTTTGACCGCCATTGCTTCTATTTCTCTACTTCTTCTGTTTTTCTTCCAAAATGGGATGCTCCCCTTGTCAGATAGAATTTAACTACTCAGATTTTTGCCAAATTTCTTTAACTGCGGATTGGGACAAATCGTATACTTGCCATTCTCTAATTTTGTAATTAGTCAGCAACGAATAAGCTCGCTATAGCTCTGTTTGGCTGCCTCGAACGATAATTATATAATTACCCTTTAAAACTTTTTCTCGATAGATGCGAGCAACTTCTTCGGGCAAGAACCAACCCCGTATTCCTCCGATGAAACCACCCACTGCAGAACTGAAACCCGTTCCTGCCGCAACTGTTAACAAAGATTCGGCAGCCAGAGGTAAACCAACTCCAGGAATTAACATCGCGCTCAAGCCTCCTATAAGTGCGAGTAATCCACCTGTAGAGCCTCCCGCGATCGCACCCTTCATTGCACCTTCAGTTGCAGGTAGGGCAGCAACATTTTTGGGTAAAAATTCATGCTGGCGTAATTCTTGACAGGCTTTGATTAGCTGCTGGCGATCGGAAAAAATGCCAACACCTTGTTTTAATTGAGAGTTAGTCATCTTCATTGTCTTCTACAACTTTTACACTATTAGTGTTGAGGCTAAAGATGACCAAAAAATGACGTTGTATATTTTGTTGAGTTGAGTTGCAGCACTCACATGAGAGTAGATGGCGCGATCGCGTTTTTTTTAATAGCAAGCTATTAACAAAGGCTTAAATGTTTTGAGTTGCGTTTGCCAACAAGATGCGTCACTTTCTCGTCACATTAAATATTAGTTTGCTGCGATCGCTTTTCTGAGCCTGCCAAATTTGTCTTGCAAGTATACTTCGTGTGGCTGAACCAAACCGAGAGACTGGAGATCGAACACTACGCGATGTAAGTGCCGAGAACCGAGAATAATACTTTTTTAGCATCAAAGAAAAAATTCGATCTACCGCTTCCCCTGTCAAATTTGGAAAGGCAAGAAGATTGAATAATTTTCATTGCCTTATTAAAACTCATCGAACAATGAATATTGCTAAATGCTAAATGTCTTTCAATTAGTTTGTCCTTCCCAGTCAGGACAGTATGGCGATCGCAGCCAGCCATAAGGATGAATGGCACATATTAATTTGGTGCGAGTAGCTAAGGTTTGACCGTAAGCTTGCCCGTGATAGTTGACACAGCCAATGCAAGCTTGGGGACGAGAACTTTTTAAACCTGCAAAACCCAATTGAGTACGTAAAATGTAGCGTTGTGATTTGTGGCGATGCCAGTTACGATAGGCTGCCTGTCTTCTAATCAAGTTCGCTTTCTGAAAAATTGTAGCGTTTGGATAATCGGTATTGTCGGGCATAATTTATCCCTGGATATTATATATTTTTTTTATTTATCTAATAAATAACCCTTATTAAGTGCTTTGGCAATCGTTCTTTAGTTGTTTGTTGTAACGATCGGTTAAACAAAAATACTTAATTTTTATGTACTGCAAACTGAACTATTGAAAATTGCGATCGAATTGGTAAAAACCCAAGTACATGTAACCAGGTTGATTAAAATCGAAGGGAAAACAGACGTTAACTCTCTAAACTTAATGGCAGGCGTAGATATTTTGGTTCGAGATCTTACAGTTGTCTTAGCTGCTTCGGCACTAGGTGGCTTTATCGTCAATCGTCTGAGACAACCAGTTCTTTTAGGCTATCTCGCTTGTGGTCTGGCAATCGGTCCTTTTGGTTTGGGACTGATCGGGCAAACAGAACAAATCGAATCTTTGGCAGAAATTGGCGTAGCTTTTTTACTGTTTGCTTTGGGAGTGGAATTTTCTCTTGCAGAACTAAGACGGGTTAAAGACATTGCTATTAAAGGTAGTTTACTGCAAATTGGCTCTACCATTCTTCTAGTAGCTATTTTGGCTCTACTAGGCGGTTGGGTATCGTCACCAATAAGAGGAATTTTTCTGGGAGCAATTCTGTCTCTCTCTTCTACGGCAGTGGTGCTGAAAACTCTAACAGAAAGGGGCGAAGTCGATACGATTCATGGGCAAATCATGCTAGCCATTCTAATTGCCCAAGATCTGGCTTTAGGTTTAATGCTGGCTATACTACCCGCTCTCGACGAACCAAATAATCTTGTTCCCGCTTTGGCTATAGCCGTTTTAAAAGCGGTGTTGTTTTTTGCCAGTGCTATAGCATTTGGCTATTGGGTAGTTCCCTCGTTGATGAAAACTGTAGCGCAAACTGAAAATAGCGAATTGTTTTTATTAACTACAATTGCTTTGTGTTTGGGTGTTGCCTTAGTGACCGCCAGCCTCGGTCTGTCAATTGAAATGGGGGCTTTTGTGGCGGGGTTGACTATTTCCGAAATCGATTATTCAGACCGCGCTTTGGCTAAAGTGATACCGTTACGGGATACCTTTGCCAGCCTGTTTTTTGCTTCCATTGGTATGTTAATCGATCCCGATATTTTGTGGCAGAACTTTGGGATTATTGTTGGCTTAGTTGCTTTGGTGCAAATTGCTAAAGCAATAATTGTTTTTCCCATTGTCTGGCAATTTGGCTATTCGTTTAAAACCGCAGTAATCTCGGCTTTGGGACTAAATCAAATTGGAGAATTTTCTTTCGTACTTGCTTTGGTAGGATTTGAATCGGAATTAATTACTCAGGAACAGTATTTATTGCTAATTGGTACTACGGCAATAACTTTAATCCTGACTCCCATTGAAATGAAGTTTTCACCGCAAATTGCTCGTAGGCTGGCAAGCGTACCAGCGATCGCCAGTTATTTAAAACGCAGACAACAAAATCGAGGCATAGCAGTTCCCGAAACTATCTGCGACCATGTAGTAGTGGCAGGKTATGGGAGAGTCGGACAGGTAATCGTTAAAATTTTGCGCGATCGTGGTTTTAACGTTTTGGCAATTGAAAATAGCGAAGCCGCGGTCAGACGTTTGCGACAGGAAAAAATTCCCTATGTGTTTGGCGATGCTGATTCGGAACTAGTTTTAGAAAAAGCACATCTACCCAAAGCTAAGGCTTTAGCGATCGCCCTTCCCGATCCTTCCAGCACCCGTATCTTACTCGAACACGCTCTTAAGCTAGCTCCCAAACTAGACATAGTAGTTCGTACCCACAACAACAGCGAAATCGATGTTTTAACTCAAATGGGTGCGAAAGAAGTGGTACAGCCAGAATTTGAAGCAGCTTTAGAAATGGGAGGACAAATTTTAACTACTCTTGGTGAATTAGAAACCACTATAAGTTCGGTACTGCAAACGATTCGTCGCGATCGCTATTTAAGCGTTCGTTCGGAAAGAGATGCTGATGCAAAATAGATCTTTGCTATCTTAAAGCTTGGGCTTTGGTAAAGCAAGATGACGAAAAAACTAGTATTGATGGATCACGATGGCGCGATCGATGATTTCCTCTCGATGATGCTGTTGTTGACTATGGCAGATGTCAAACCTTTAGGAATTGTAGTTACCCCTGCTGACTGCTATGGTAAAGCCGCAGTGAGCGTTAGCCGTAAAATTATTCAGCTAATGGAACGAACTGAAGTTCCTGTAGTTGAAAGTACCGTTCGTGGTTTAAACCCCTTCCCTCCCGAATTTCGTCGCGACTGTCTGATTATCGATAATTTTCCCTTACTTAACGAACGAGAACTAGTTACAGCACCAGTTTCGATAACGGGACAAGAATTTATTATTACTCAATTACAAAACGCACCAGAACCAGTGATTCTAATGGTAACTGGTCCTTTAACTACCATAGCCGAAGCGATCGCTACAGAACCGCAGATAACTAACAAAATTGCCGAACTTGTCTGGATGGGAGGCGCGTTAAGTGTTAGTGGTAACGTCGAAAAAGTCTTTGCTATGGAACACGACGGTTCGGCAGAATGGAATGTTTATTGGGATCCTATTGCCGCCAAACAAATTTGGGATACAGAAATTCCTGTTACTCTTTGTCCTTTAGATTTAACTAATACCGTTCCCGTTACTCCCGCTCTAATTCGTCAGCTATCCAAACAAAGAAAATATCCACTCTCAGATTTAGCGGGTATGTGTTACGCGCTGGCAATTCCGCAAAACTATTACTGTTGGGATATTTTAGCTACAACTTATTTAGCTCACCCTGAGTTTTATAATCTTGAGGAAAAAGAAACCGACATTATTACTCAGGGTGCGAGTCAAGGCAGAACCATTATTAAATCTGGCGGTAGAAAAATTAAAGTGATGACAGAAGTAGATCGCGAAAAGTTTTATCTTTATTTACTTCAGCAATTTGCTAGATGAGATGATTTGTATAATTCGCAGGCGAAAGCTTAATATTTAGCAAAAAATCTATTTCAATCTTTTAATTTCGATATAGCAGCTTCTATCTGTGGCAATATAGTTGGCAAATCTTTAGTTACTACTTGCCAAACTATTTCTAAATCCACTTCAAAATACGCGTAAATTAAGCGATTTCTCATTCCTATTATTCGCCTCCAAGGAATTTCGGAGTATTGTTCTTGCTTCTGAGAAGAAATATTATTTGCGGCTTCTCCAATAATTTCAATTAATCTTACCAAGGCTAAAGACAACATTCGCTCTTTATCTAGATCTTTTCGACTCCGACCTTCAACAAAACTAATTGCTTCTTTTGCTGCTTGTTGTATGTGTTTGAATCTGGTTAAATCGTCTGACTTGGTCATATATTGGTACAGCTTCGCTTAACACTCTATCTCTAAAAAAATGACTCAATTCGTGTGGAGTTCTCAAATCTACTTCACGCCCTATTATTTCTGATAACTCGTCTTGTAGATCGATAATAGCCAAGCCTGGAGTTTTTCCCTCTTGAAACTCAACCAAAAGATCGACATCGCTGTTCGCTGTAAAATCATCTCTCAATACAGAACCAAACAGAGATAGTTTATTAATATGGTTGCGTCTGCAAAAGTTTTCTATCTTAAAAATGGGTATTTTAATAGGCAGAGAAAATAAATTCGTAGTCATATAAAGTAGCAAGATACTAAAAACTTTAATTTAGCCAAACTTTTGCATTTTTGTTATTTTCGCGATCGCTATTAGGAAAAGCGATCGCCTTAAAAGTTGGAAATAACTCTAACTCTAACTTTAGGCGGGATACTGGTCGAATTTTTGCGTTAATTCTAATAGTTCTTTCTGGGTTGGTTTTCGTCCGTCTTTAGTTAATTCGGCTAATCCTTCAAAGTATTGCTCTCGCGAGTCGGCAGGACAAAACATAATCAACATTTTAGCTGGCATCGAGCTAGGATTGGAAAAACCGTGACGGGTATTTTCGGGAACATTCATTAAAGTTCCTGACACAGCAGTTATTTTTTCCTGTCCCAATACCAACTCTACTTCACCTTCTAAAACATAAAATGTCTCGGTCATTTCTTTGTGGATATGAGGACTGGCACCGTCGGTTTCTGGTTCTAAGGTAAACTCAAACAGACCAAAATGACCGTGAGTGTCTTTTCCCGTTAGTTTAAAGGTACAGGTACTGGTACCAATTGTTACTGACTTGCCTTCACTAGGCTGAAGAATAATAGGTAATGACATTTTAAATATTTGTTTCTTACTTACGGCAAAATCATAGTAATTTCTTCAAACTGTCGATATCCAAATAGCTATGATTTTGGCAATCTCCCTGTAAAATCTCAAAAGGTTGTTCTGGTTCTCCCAAATGATTTAAAATTAATGCCGCTTCGCTAAAATCTTGCTCTTTGGTATAGTCATTAACGGTAACGATGGTTTTTATTCCAGCAGCGATCGCAGCTTGCAAACCGTGTTGAGAATCTTCAAACACCAAACAGTTTTTTGGCGATAAGTTCATCTGTTCTAAAACGTAATTGTAGATATCTGGTGCAGGTTTTTTGTGGGGAACGATATCGCCTGCAGCAATAACTTCAAACCAGTCGGGATGAAAATGCCGAATTAAAGCCTCCGTACTTTCTAAACTGCTAGTTGTAGCTATAGCCAATCTTATCGACTCTGCTTTGGCTGCGCTAATTAATCTTTTAACTCCCGTACGAAAGGAAATTTTTCCCGATGCAAGTAGTTGTTGATAATATTGACTTTTAATTTGGTGAA encodes:
- a CDS encoding cation:proton antiporter gives rise to the protein MAGVDILVRDLTVVLAASALGGFIVNRLRQPVLLGYLACGLAIGPFGLGLIGQTEQIESLAEIGVAFLLFALGVEFSLAELRRVKDIAIKGSLLQIGSTILLVAILALLGGWVSSPIRGIFLGAILSLSSTAVVLKTLTERGEVDTIHGQIMLAILIAQDLALGLMLAILPALDEPNNLVPALAIAVLKAVLFFASAIAFGYWVVPSLMKTVAQTENSELFLLTTIALCLGVALVTASLGLSIEMGAFVAGLTISEIDYSDRALAKVIPLRDTFASLFFASIGMLIDPDILWQNFGIIVGLVALVQIAKAIIVFPIVWQFGYSFKTAVISALGLNQIGEFSFVLALVGFESELITQEQYLLLIGTTAITLILTPIEMKFSPQIARRLASVPAIASYLKRRQQNRGIAVPETICDHVVVAGYGRVGQVIVKILRDRGFNVLAIENSEAAVRRLRQEKIPYVFGDADSELVLEKAHLPKAKALAIALPDPSSTRILLEHALKLAPKLDIVVRTHNNSEIDVLTQMGAKEVVQPEFEAALEMGGQILTTLGELETTISSVLQTIRRDRYLSVRSERDADAK
- a CDS encoding nucleoside hydrolase, which gives rise to MTKKLVLMDHDGAIDDFLSMMLLLTMADVKPLGIVVTPADCYGKAAVSVSRKIIQLMERTEVPVVESTVRGLNPFPPEFRRDCLIIDNFPLLNERELVTAPVSITGQEFIITQLQNAPEPVILMVTGPLTTIAEAIATEPQITNKIAELVWMGGALSVSGNVEKVFAMEHDGSAEWNVYWDPIAAKQIWDTEIPVTLCPLDLTNTVPVTPALIRQLSKQRKYPLSDLAGMCYALAIPQNYYCWDILATTYLAHPEFYNLEEKETDIITQGASQGRTIIKSGGRKIKVMTEVDREKFYLYLLQQFAR
- a CDS encoding DUF86 domain-containing protein, translating into MTKSDDLTRFKHIQQAAKEAISFVEGRSRKDLDKERMLSLALVRLIEIIGEAANNISSQKQEQYSEIPWRRIIGMRNRLIYAYFEVDLEIVWQVVTKDLPTILPQIEAAISKLKD
- a CDS encoding nucleotidyltransferase family protein yields the protein MTTNLFSLPIKIPIFKIENFCRRNHINKLSLFGSVLRDDFTANSDVDLLVEFQEGKTPGLAIIDLQDELSEIIGREVDLRTPHELSHFFRDRVLSEAVPIYDQVRRFNQIQTHTTSSKRSN
- a CDS encoding cupin domain-containing protein, whose protein sequence is MSLPIILQPSEGKSVTIGTSTCTFKLTGKDTHGHFGLFEFTLEPETDGASPHIHKEMTETFYVLEGEVELVLGQEKITAVSGTLMNVPENTRHGFSNPSSMPAKMLIMFCPADSREQYFEGLAELTKDGRKPTQKELLELTQKFDQYPA
- a CDS encoding HAD family hydrolase; amino-acid sequence: MSKLQALIFDVDGTLANTEEDGHRVAFNHAFEKAELDWHWKRDLYRELLAISGGKERIKFYLQQQHPAIKFDKDIKDFIADLHQIKSQYYQQLLASGKISFRTGVKRLISAAKAESIRLAIATTSSLESTEALIRHFHPDWFEVIAAGDIVPHKKPAPDIYNYVLEQMNLSPKNCLVFEDSQHGLQAAIAAGIKTIVTVNDYTKEQDFSEAALILNHLGEPEQPFEILQGDCQNHSYLDIDSLKKLL